In Paenibacillus sp. 1781tsa1, one DNA window encodes the following:
- a CDS encoding acyltransferase: protein MNQPVNRPRRIEYLDLYRALAIMAVVAIHATSTAVAHYPKHTLDHDVYYFWNTFLQFAVPAFLFLSSLVLFYNYSSKVNEKGWMLAFYKKRLFYVFVPYVVWSLIYFAIKQLLAGKEPLTHGVQFAKQLVMGTAHTHLYFFLIILQFYIVFPWLLSLTRYRLFNRYLPLFFIAGQAIFYALHLQFHFERTGSLLPSYLIVIGFGAWVGQNFEWALKKLYTHRYALIAALLSGGAIFIYGNAYIKTAFAAYPFITYTVLFLFRNLFTLSACLLLLIFSERLGAGKHTEVRKATHVLDSLGTVAFGVFLMHPLVLLFWRREFTDDLARHFSLGIILSYVVALLISWICAMGLRRMKWGWVLIGR from the coding sequence ATGAATCAACCGGTTAATCGGCCCCGGCGTATTGAGTATCTGGATCTCTATCGTGCATTGGCCATCATGGCAGTGGTAGCTATTCATGCGACTTCAACTGCAGTTGCGCATTACCCCAAGCATACATTAGATCATGATGTGTATTATTTCTGGAACACGTTTTTGCAATTTGCCGTTCCGGCGTTCCTGTTCTTGTCATCCCTAGTCTTGTTCTACAACTACAGCTCCAAGGTGAATGAGAAGGGTTGGATGCTCGCTTTTTATAAAAAGCGTCTATTCTATGTATTTGTACCCTATGTGGTGTGGTCCCTTATCTACTTTGCCATTAAACAGTTGCTTGCGGGCAAAGAACCTTTGACCCACGGTGTTCAATTTGCAAAACAATTAGTGATGGGAACCGCTCATACCCACTTGTACTTTTTTCTGATTATTCTTCAATTCTATATCGTTTTTCCATGGCTTCTGTCCCTGACTCGCTATCGTTTGTTTAATCGTTATTTGCCATTATTCTTTATTGCGGGTCAAGCGATCTTCTATGCACTACATTTGCAGTTTCACTTCGAACGAACAGGAAGTTTGTTACCCAGTTATCTGATCGTGATTGGTTTTGGCGCATGGGTTGGGCAGAACTTTGAGTGGGCATTGAAGAAACTGTACACTCACCGTTATGCACTTATAGCTGCGTTATTGAGCGGAGGTGCCATTTTTATATATGGTAATGCTTATATCAAAACCGCTTTTGCTGCATACCCGTTTATTACCTATACCGTGCTGTTCCTGTTCCGCAATCTGTTTACGTTGTCAGCCTGCTTGCTCTTGCTGATCTTCAGTGAACGATTGGGCGCAGGAAAACATACTGAAGTTCGTAAAGCTACGCATGTTCTGGATTCTTTGGGTACAGTTGCGTTCGGTGTATTTTTAATGCATCCACTGGTATTGCTCTTCTGGAGACGTGAATTCACAGATGACCTGGCTCGGCACTTCAGCTTGGGTATCATTCTATCTTATGTTGTGGCGCTCCTTATCTCATGGATCTGCGCGATGGGATTGCGCCGGATGAAGTGGGGATGGGTACTGATTGGACGTTAA
- a CDS encoding GNAT family N-acetyltransferase: protein MTVGKEHVRLIKPSRAYKDAYLEFYEDWVRSGELMVPWVISKDPSEFDEMLAFLQRNEQGIDIPEGWVKDSTYWLVTESHKIVGAVNIRHELNDKLFNSGGHVGYGICPGERQSGYGSEILRLSLEKTRELGIAKVLVVCDAINEPSKRVILRNGGIQDEDYVESNGNVIERFWIENVE, encoded by the coding sequence ATGACCGTGGGGAAAGAACATGTTAGATTGATTAAACCATCGCGAGCGTATAAGGATGCATATTTGGAATTTTATGAAGACTGGGTGAGAAGTGGAGAGTTGATGGTACCGTGGGTCATTTCCAAAGATCCTTCCGAGTTTGATGAGATGTTGGCGTTTTTGCAACGCAATGAACAAGGCATCGATATTCCGGAAGGCTGGGTCAAAGACAGTACATACTGGTTGGTCACGGAGAGTCATAAAATTGTGGGAGCAGTCAATATAAGACATGAGCTTAACGACAAATTGTTCAACAGCGGAGGACATGTTGGTTATGGCATCTGTCCTGGAGAGCGGCAAAGTGGCTATGGTTCCGAAATTCTCAGGCTGTCTTTGGAGAAAACGAGAGAGCTTGGAATCGCCAAAGTATTGGTCGTATGTGATGCAATAAATGAGCCATCCAAAAGGGTTATCCTTCGAAATGGTGGAATTCAGGATGAGGACTATGTGGAGTCCAATGGCAATGTTATTGAACGATTCTGGATAGAAAATGTCGAATAA